In Streptomyces nojiriensis, the sequence TCGTGGTGGGTGAGGACCGCGTGGACCCCCGGGACCTGGAGGGCGTCCCTGGTGTCGATGTCGACGATCCGGGCGTGCGGGTGCGGGGAGCGCAGCAGCTTCATGTGCAGCAGCCCGGGCACGTCGACGTCGAAGGTGTAGCGGGCGGTGCCGGTGACGACGAGGGGACCCGCGGGGGCGCCCAGGGACCTGCCCACGGCCTGCCCGGCCTCCGGGGCCTCGGTGTGCTTGACCCCGCGCACCGCGTCCTCGATGGCGCGGTAGCCCGTACAGCGGCAGATGTTGCCCTTGAAGGCGCGCGGGAGGTCCTGGAGCTTGCCGTCGTCGTGGGCGGTGCCCTCCTCGGCCTGGAGGGCGGCGGTGGTCATCAGGAAACCGGCGGTGCAGAAGCCGCACTGGAAGCCCTGGGCGTCCAGGAACTGCTGCTGCGCCGGGTGGAGCTCGCCGCCGGAGCAGGCCAGGCCCTCCACGGTGGTGACGCTGCGGCCCTCTGCGCGGACGGCCGGGTAGAGGCAGCTGTGCACCGGCTGCCCGTCGACGTGGACCGTGCACGCCCCGCAGTCGCCCTGGTCGCAGCCCTTCTTCACGCCGAACCAGCCGCGTTCGCGCAGGTAGGTGCGCAGGCACTGGCCGGCCCGCGGCTCGGTGTCGAAACGCCGCTTGTTGATCTCGATCTCGTACGTCATCGGTGGTCCTCGGTGGTGAGCTCGCGGCGGATCTCCTCGGCCAGGCGCAGGGCCATGTGGCGCCGCCATTCGGGCAGCCCGTGGATGTCGTCGTACCACTCGTCGGGCCGGACGGCGCGGTCGATCGCCTCGCGCAGTTCGGCGGCCGTGGGCGGCAGCGCGAACCAGAAGCGGAACGGGCGGGTGGTGGCGGCGGAGACCGTGACGGCCAGGGAGCCGTCGGCGGGGTCGCAGGCGCCGATGACCAGCGCGCCGGAGCGCCCGAGTCCGTAGAGGGACGCCTGGCGGAAGGCCGTACGGGAGTCCAGCGCGTTCGGAGGCAGGCGCACCGACCGCAGCAGCTCGCCCTCGCGCAGGTTCTTCACGCCGGCGCCGAGGATGAACTCGGTGACGGGCATCCGGCGGGTGGCGCCGTCCTGGCCCTGGAGCAGGACGGTGCCGTCGAGGCCGGCCGTGAGGGAGACCATCGGACCGGCGGGCAGGCCGTTGCAGAGGTTCCCGCCGACCGTCGCCATGTTCCAGATCTTGAAGCTGGCGAGGAAGGCCCGGCAGCACTGCTCGAAGAGCGGGGCGGCCGTGGTCGGCAGGGTCCGGGCGAACCGCGAGAGCTCGGTGATCGTGCAGGTCGCGGCGATGTCGAGGGAGCCGTCGGGCTGCCAGGACAGCGGCGGCCAGCCCATGCGGGAGAGGTCGACGAGGCGGCGGATGTGCGGCTGGGGCTCGGAGAAGAGGTACGTGCCGCCGCCGAGCCAGGCGTCGCCGGGACGCCAGGGTTCGCGGCGGCGGGCGTCGCGCACGTCGAGCACCGTGTTGAGATCCAATTCGCGCCACCGGCCTTTCTGGCCTGACAGGGGGTTTCAGCCAGTGAAGCAACGCGAGCGGGGGCGAAACGACTGGTCCCGGCCACGGAATCGGACGAGCCCGAAACCCTCCCGCCTGGAGGATCAACCAAGAGGCCTATCGGGTACTTCGCCTTGCATTTACGATGGCTCAGCCTCTGTTCACCTCGCGAATGTGGGCGCCCGCCCGCCGCAAGGAGTCCCCGCCATGCACGTCCTCGACCTGCTCCAGCTCGACAGCCTCGGTCTCCACCTGCTCTGGGGCGAGGAAGCCCTTCTCGGCCAGGAGGTCGCCGGCGTCACCGCCACCGACCTGGAGGAGCCCGGCCGCTTCCTGGGGCCGGGGGAGCTCGTGCTGAGCGGGCTGGTGTGGTGGGCCGAGGGGGACGTGGCCAAGGCGGACCGCTTCGTCGGCGCGCTCGCCGACGCCGGAGCCACGGCGCTGCTGGCCGGGGAGGAGACCCACGGCAGGGTCCCCGACGAGGTCGTCGCCGCCTGCCGCAGCCACCGGGTGCCACTCGTGGCGGTGCCCGCGCGCACCAGCTTCCGGGCCGTGACCGAAGCCGTGTACCTGCGCCAGTGGGGAGACCTGAGCCGCCGCCCGACCCGGCTCTTCGCACTCCCCGAGAACGTGCGCGGCGAGCTGAGCCGGCTCGTGGAGGCAGGGGCCGGCCCGGACGAACTCCTCGACCGGGCGTGCGCGCACCTCGGCCGGGTGTCCTGCTACCTGCTGACCGCCAGCGGACGCACGGTGGCCCGTACGCCGTCCGCCCCCGAGCTGCCCGCCCGGCAGGCGTCGGCGGCCTCCGCGCGGGGCGGGGTCTGGCTGCGCATCGAGACCGAGAGCTCCCCGTACGACGCCTGGCAGCTGCACGTGCCGGACCCGGACGCGGCGCCCCCGCGGGTGCTCCACGAGATCGCCGAGGTGCTCGCCCAGAGCCGCAGCGGGCAGAACCGCCGGCTCACCGCGGAGCGGCTGGCCGGGCAGGAGCTGATCGGCGTGCTGGAGGGGACGCTCGCGGGCCCCGCCGCGGCCGACACCGGAGCCCTGGAGGAGGCGCTCGCGGGCGCCGGGCTGCCCGTCGGAGGGGCGTACCGGGTCCTGGCGGCGACCTCGGGCGACGCCCTGGCGGAGGGCCTGCGCCACCTGGAGAACGCCACGTACGCCGTGGGGCGTTCGGCGGCGGTGCTGCACGAGGACCCGGCCGGCGCGACCGACCCGGCCGGCGCACTGCGCGCGGTGTGGCCGATGCTCCAGCAGTGCGGGGGACCGCAGGCGGAGCTCCGGCTGGGCCTGGGCACGCGGGCCGAGGGCCTGGAGGGACTGCGGGCCTCGCTCAGCCAGGCCCGGTTCGCGCTGACCTCGGCGGACGAGGCGGTCCCGGTGCGCGGGGTCGAGCAGCTGGACACCCTCGGGGAGTTGATGGCCGGGATCCCGCCGGAGGTCCGGACGGTGTACGGGACGCGGACCCTGGGGGTGCTCGGGGACGGGATGCTGCGGGAGACCCTGGAGGTCTTCCTGGCCAACAACTGCTCCTGGGCCCGCACGGCGGAGGCGCTCCACCTGCACGTGAACACCGTGCACTACCGGATCGAGCGGGTGGAGGTCCTGACGGGCCGTGACCTGTCGCGTCTCGACCACAAGTTGGACCTGTACGCGGCGCTGCGCTGCGGATGACCGCGCGGCGGGGCAGGAAGCCCCCTACGGCAGGGCGATGTGGACCTCGGTGGACTTCACCCGGGCCGTGACGGTCGAGCCGACCACGATGCCGAGCTGCTCGACCGACTCCCTGGTCACCACGGAGACCACGTGGTGCGGCCCCGACTGGATCTCCACGCGGGCCGCCACCTCGTCGAGCCGTACCGCGGTGACGATCCCGGCGAAGGAGTTCCGTACGGAGGTCAGGGCGGTGCCGGGCGGCAACGGGTGCGCTCCGGCGGCGCGTTCCTCGGCGAACGCGGCGAGGACCACGCCGTCGACGGACCGGGAACCGTCGGGCGCGCGGTCGGCCGGCAGCCGGCCCGTCTCGGCCCACCGGCGGACGGTTTCCGGGCTCACGCGCAGCAGTCGGGCGGCAACGCCCATGGAGTACGACGGCACGCCCGCAGCATAGGCGGTGCCGCTCCGGCCGCGAACGCCGAGGCACCCGGGACCGATCGTCCCGGGTGCCTGTGCGCCACAGCGGCCGTGGCTACGGAGCGGGTGCGGCTACGGAGCGGGGCGGCACTGGCCGGACCGGGGCCCCTGGACGACGGTGCCCGTCTGCTCCAGCCCGGGTGCGTTGCCCTCGCAACGCAGCGGTCCGGTGACCCGGTTGGCCCGGAACGCCGGGACGTCCGCGCCGGGCAGCGGGCCGCTGCCGCTGTTGCCGTCGATCCGTACCGGTCCGGTGACCGTGTTGGCGGAGGCCTGGAGGCCACCGGTGTTGCCTTCGAAGGTCAGCGGACCCTGGAAGGTGTTGCCGCCGCAGGCGGTCGCCCCCTCGTCCGAGCCGGCCAGGACGTGGCCGGTGCTGCCCGATACGGAGACGGGGCCGGTGAGCTGCGAGCCGCAGAGGGCGAGGGCCAGGGCGCCTTCGGCGGACACGGGCCCGGTGACACGGGCGTCCGTGATCGCCAGGGACCCGCCCGGAGCCACCTTGACCGGGCCCGTCTGGCTGCCGCCCGAGGCGATGCAGAGCGCCTGTCCGGCGGCCACCGTCAGGGCGCCGACGCGCGCCGTCGTGATGCACGGCCGGCTGAAACCGACGGTGACGGAGGCCGGGCCGGCCGTCGCGCCCGGGGTGTGGCTCGCGTCCCCGCCGTACGTCGCGGTGATCGCGTGGGAGCCGGGCCGGAACGCGGCGGTGCGCAACCGGGCCTGCCCGCCGTCGAGCGGCACGGTCGCCAGCGCGGTGGTCCCGTCGAAGAAGGTGACCGTCCCGTCCGCCGTGCCCGCGGCCGGATTCGCCGGGGCGGCGGTCGCGGTGAGGGTCACGGGGTGCCCGAACAGCGGTGCGTCCGTGTCCGTGGCCACCGTGAGCGAGGTCCCGTACCGGAACGAGACGACCGCCTTGCCGTTGCCGCGGTTCACCCCCGGCAGGAGGACGGCATCGGTGGCCGCGGGAGCCGCGAAGCCGCTGCCGCCCCCGCCGCCGGCCCCGTACAGGTTGTCGGGGTTCCCGCCGCCGGAGCCACCGCCTCCGCCGAAGTAGCCGCCGCCACCGCCTCCGCCGCCGTTGCCACCGCGCGCGCCGTTGCCGCCGGGGCCGCCGCTGCCCGGGTTCGGCTGCCCGGTGTTGGGGTCGATGTCGCTTCCGGATATTCCGGGGCCGCCGAGGGGGGAGGTACGGCTGCCGGTGCCGTGCGCGGTCTGGGTCGCGCCGCCGCCTCCGGCGCCGGATCCTTCCGGACCGCCGCCCTGGCCGCCCGGTTCACCGGCCGGGCCGCCGCCGTGGCCGCCGCGCAGCAGGGGCCCGCCGTTGCCCGCGCCCCCGCCGCCGCCGGCGACGAGGACCCGGTCGGCCGGCCCGAAGGCGCCGATGCGCACATCGGTGGCGCCGCCGCCCGAGCCGCCCCCGCCGTGCGCACCGCCGCCGCCGGCCCCGTGGCCGGTGCCGCCGGGCCGGGCGTACTCGCCGCGCCGCGAACTGCCGGAGCTGCCGGCGCCGCCCACCGTGATCTGCAGGCTCTGGCCCGCGCTCACGGCGAGGGCCGCGCGGGTCTCGCCGCCGAGTCCGCCGGGCGCCCCCTCGTTCGGGGGGTTCGGGGTGACGAAGCCGGCCGCGCTGCCGCCCTCGGCTCCGAACACGTCGACGGAGACCGCGCTCACGCCCTCGGGGACGGTGAAGGTGTCCGTACCGACCGCCGTGTAGGTGCAGGTGGGGGGCGAGGCGGTGAACGTGCCGCCCGCACCGCAGGGCGACGGCGCCCCGGCCGGGTCGGCGGTCGCGGGTGCGGCCGCCAGTACGGCCGCCAGCAGACCGGTCACACCGGCCGCCACTGCTGTCTTTGATCTGAAAATGCTCAACGAAGGTCCAAACGAGAGTACTTGGGAAGACACGGGCAGCTGCCGGTGACTCAGACGCCGTCGTCGGCGCACAGCGCCCAGGCGTCGGAGTAGGTGCCCGGCGAGCTGCCCCCGCCGGTGTGGGTGACGGCCGTCCAGTAGGCGGCGGTGGTGGTTCCGTCGCCGACCGGGGTGCCGCCGGAGTTGCTCGGGTAGCTGCCGTTGAGGTGGTCGCCGACCGACCCGGGTCCGGTGAAGTTGGTGGTCGTGAGGCTGCCACCGCTGATCGCCGCGCCGCCGGCGACCAGCTTTCCGTCGTTGCCGCCGCAGCCGACCGTGACCGACTGGCCGCTGGTCGCCGCGGTCGGGCCGCTCACCTCGCTGTGGCGGACCTTGACGGTGGCGCCGCTGACGTCGATGTTGTTGCCGCTGCAGATCGCGTAGGCGTACGTGGTGTTGCTGCTGTTGCCGCCGCCTCCGTTCCAGCCGACCGCGGTCCAGGAGTCGGGGTTGTTCTCGCCGTCGGCCGCCGCCTTCTGGCCGAAGCCGTGGGCGGAGTCGTTGAAGGTGGGGAAGCTCGCGATGGGCTTGAGGCTGCCGACGCTCGCCGGGGTGATGCGGGCGCCGCCGCCGACCAGGCGGGTGTTGGCCGGGCAGCTCGCGGTGACCAGGCCCACCGTCCCGCTGGTGGTGGGCCCGGCGATCTTGTTCATGACCACCTGGGTGTGGTTGATCAGATTGCTGGTGAAACACATGGCGTACGGCGTGCTGGAGAAGGAGGCGTTCACCGCGCCGCCGCTGCCGCCGATGCCGAGCCAGTAGGCCACGTCGGTCCCGACCACGCCGGTGGAACCGGTGTATTCGGTGCTGCCGTCGGGGCTCGGCGAGGTGCCGTTGATCTTGTTGCCGTTCGACGAGGTGCCGGTGCCGATGGCCTGGGCGATCCCGCCACCGGAGATCAGGCCGCTGCTGCAGGCGGCGTTGGTGGATATCTCGGAGAAGGCGGAGCCGGGCCCCATGGTGGCGCCCGGGGTCTTCACGGTCACGCCGACCGTGTTGGCGTACGCGATCCCCGGTACTGCCAGGGCCAGCAGGGCGCTCACGATCAGCGCCTTTCCTGCGGCCGGGCGCCGCAGAAGCGTCTTTCGCATCAGGATTTCCCCTTCGGAGGTGGATCTCGGCGGGATGCGGCCGTGGCCGCACGGCCTCCGACGTATCCGTGGCGGTTCTCGGGACTTCGGTCCGACCGAGGTGCTCGGCACGGCGTCGAACCAGGTCGGTGGACAGCCGTGACGGGATGGGGTGTGCGGATCGCGCCTGCGGAATGTATCAGTCAGATAAGACTGCAGATACCGTGGATCTCGTTATTTTGCCTAGCAAATGCTGTACTCACCGGTAGGCGGCGGTCGCCTTCGCATTGAGGGGTTTTGTCCGGTGGTGAGGTTTTTCCAATCCTTCGCCCCGCTCGTGGCGAATCCCTGATGAGGCTCCTGAGGCTGAGGGGGCCGCTGAACCGACTGTCCGATGAAGGGAAGGAGGTGAGTGCGATGACCGCTTCGCTGCGCACACGGCGCCTGCTCGTCGGGACCGCGTCCGTCGGGCTGCTGGCCGGCGGCTCGCTGCTGGGCCTCTCCGGCACCGCGAACGCCGCCCCGGCGTCCGCCACGGTGAGCTCGACGCTCACCGGCGACCGCGACGGTGATCGTGACCACCGCCAGGACCGGTGGGACCACCACGACCGGTGGGACCACCACAATCGGTGGGACCGCCATGACCGGTGCACCTGGGTGAAGGGCCACTGGGAATCCAAGTGGCATCACGGCACCTGGCACGAGGGCTACCGCGACCACCACGGCAACTGGCACGACGGCTGGTGGGGCAAGGGCCACTCGCAGCACTGGGTGCCGGGCCACTGGAACTGCCACAGCAAGTGGTAGCGACGCGGCGCCATAGCGTCGACCTGGCACAAAGGGGTTCCGGGGCCAC encodes:
- a CDS encoding FAD binding domain-containing protein, with the translated sequence MDLNTVLDVRDARRREPWRPGDAWLGGGTYLFSEPQPHIRRLVDLSRMGWPPLSWQPDGSLDIAATCTITELSRFARTLPTTAAPLFEQCCRAFLASFKIWNMATVGGNLCNGLPAGPMVSLTAGLDGTVLLQGQDGATRRMPVTEFILGAGVKNLREGELLRSVRLPPNALDSRTAFRQASLYGLGRSGALVIGACDPADGSLAVTVSAATTRPFRFWFALPPTAAELREAIDRAVRPDEWYDDIHGLPEWRRHMALRLAEEIRRELTTEDHR
- a CDS encoding PucR family transcriptional regulator produces the protein MHVLDLLQLDSLGLHLLWGEEALLGQEVAGVTATDLEEPGRFLGPGELVLSGLVWWAEGDVAKADRFVGALADAGATALLAGEETHGRVPDEVVAACRSHRVPLVAVPARTSFRAVTEAVYLRQWGDLSRRPTRLFALPENVRGELSRLVEAGAGPDELLDRACAHLGRVSCYLLTASGRTVARTPSAPELPARQASAASARGGVWLRIETESSPYDAWQLHVPDPDAAPPRVLHEIAEVLAQSRSGQNRRLTAERLAGQELIGVLEGTLAGPAAADTGALEEALAGAGLPVGGAYRVLAATSGDALAEGLRHLENATYAVGRSAAVLHEDPAGATDPAGALRAVWPMLQQCGGPQAELRLGLGTRAEGLEGLRASLSQARFALTSADEAVPVRGVEQLDTLGELMAGIPPEVRTVYGTRTLGVLGDGMLRETLEVFLANNCSWARTAEALHLHVNTVHYRIERVEVLTGRDLSRLDHKLDLYAALRCG
- a CDS encoding TOBE domain-containing protein; this translates as MPSYSMGVAARLLRVSPETVRRWAETGRLPADRAPDGSRSVDGVVLAAFAEERAAGAHPLPPGTALTSVRNSFAGIVTAVRLDEVAARVEIQSGPHHVVSVVTRESVEQLGIVVGSTVTARVKSTEVHIALP
- a CDS encoding Ig-like domain-containing protein, whose amino-acid sequence is MTGLLAAVLAAAPATADPAGAPSPCGAGGTFTASPPTCTYTAVGTDTFTVPEGVSAVSVDVFGAEGGSAAGFVTPNPPNEGAPGGLGGETRAALAVSAGQSLQITVGGAGSSGSSRRGEYARPGGTGHGAGGGGAHGGGGSGGGATDVRIGAFGPADRVLVAGGGGGAGNGGPLLRGGHGGGPAGEPGGQGGGPEGSGAGGGGATQTAHGTGSRTSPLGGPGISGSDIDPNTGQPNPGSGGPGGNGARGGNGGGGGGGGYFGGGGGSGGGNPDNLYGAGGGGGSGFAAPAATDAVLLPGVNRGNGKAVVSFRYGTSLTVATDTDAPLFGHPVTLTATAAPANPAAGTADGTVTFFDGTTALATVPLDGGQARLRTAAFRPGSHAITATYGGDASHTPGATAGPASVTVGFSRPCITTARVGALTVAAGQALCIASGGSQTGPVKVAPGGSLAITDARVTGPVSAEGALALALCGSQLTGPVSVSGSTGHVLAGSDEGATACGGNTFQGPLTFEGNTGGLQASANTVTGPVRIDGNSGSGPLPGADVPAFRANRVTGPLRCEGNAPGLEQTGTVVQGPRSGQCRPAP